The genomic stretch ATTTAAACAAGTATCAATCTGAAATTGAGCTTTGGGTAAACCAACATTCCGGTTTTGATTTTTCAATTCAAGACGTGGGCGGTTTTTGGCGTAACACTCACCCCTCTATTGCTCTGCAAGGTGTAAAAGCCAGCCTTCCTAATGCAGAAGATGTGACTTTCTCTGTTGAGCGTGTTGAAGTCGAGTTTGACTTGATTCAATCGGTTGTTCAGATGCGTCCTGTCGTGGCCGATCTGGTCATGAATCAAATGTACCTCGATATTCGCACTATTGATCTGTTTGCTGCGCAAAACGGCACCGAGAAACCCAAAGATTCGGGCTCCTCCAAGCGCGTGATGCAAGAGCTAGATAATCTATTACTTAAGACTTTAGTGGATGTCACCGCCAAAGATTCCACGATTTTATATCGAGCTGTTTCTGATGAAGAACGTCAGTTAGATATCGAAACCCTGAAATGGCAGAACTCGGGCAAACACCACCTTGCGGAAGGTGTGGTGAGCATCAAAGACGCCAACCTTAACTCTTTGTCAGTGAGCGCTAACTTTATTGATGGCGGATCGCTGACTGATGTGACGGGCGAGTTTTATGTCAGCGCAGACAGTATCTCAGTAAAGCCTTGGCTCACGCGTTATATGCAGGCGGAATCCGGCATTGAAACGGGCACTGTGAGCTTAAATAGCTGGTTAACACTGCGCAATAGCAAGCCAGTAAGTGCTTATGTTGAGGTTTTGCCTTCGGAATTGACTTGGAACGAAGATGGCAAGCATGACTTGATGCTTGAATCCGGCGTATTTAAGTTGTCTCCGATTGATGATGGTTGGCAAGTTAATGGTCACTCACTTAATTTGAGAACGGACGATACGCCTTGGCCAGAACTGGATGTGGCGTTTAAGTGGAACAAAGGGCCTTGGGAGCTGAATGTCTCTGAACTCAATATTGAGACAATTACCCCGTTGATTAAGCTTCTGCCTGATTCAGAGCAATCCACCAAAATGATTAACGTATTGGCTCCGGGCGGTTCTGTTTCTGATATTCGCGTATCAATGGGGTTAGACATCGAGAGTCTGCGTTATTCAGCGAGCTTTTCTGATCTTGCTATCGAGCAATGGGAACTCGTCCCAGGCTTTAGCCAAGTGTCCGGTAGCGTGTTTGGCTCTGCATCAGAAGCGAAAGCCAGCTTACATGTTATCGACGATGTATTCCCTTATGGTGATGTTTTCCAAGCGCCGTTGAATATCAAACAAGGTCAGGTTGATATTGTTTGGCAGCAAGATGAAAACGGTTGGAAGCTTTGGTCTGACAAAGTCACGGCAGCCACGCCAGACTTACAAGTACTAGGCGCATTTCGCTTAGATTTTCCAAAAGATGCTAGCCCATTCTTATCGTTCTACGGTGAAGCGGACGCTTACAATGTCGGCGAAACATGGCGTTACCTACCAACGTTAGCACTTGGACAAGACCTTACTGATTATCTTTCTACTGCGATTCAAGCAGGTAAAGCGGATACCGTAAAACTGTTGTGGCATGGTGAGCTGGCGCAATATCCATACACCAATCATGATGGTATTTTCCAAGTATGGGTTGGATTAGAAGACGCTAAATTCAGCTTCGATACCGCGTGGCCATTGATTACTGATCTTCAACTTGATCTGTTATTTGAAAATGATGCGATGCATCTAGATTCTCGCTCAGCGCAGCTGATGGATGTCACGGCAGACCGAATCACAGGGCGCATTCCTTACTTAGGGGAAGGCGGTCATATTGAGATCGAAGCCAAGGCAACGGCGTCTGGCAATGCGGTACGTGATTATATGACGTCTTCACCGCTGGTGGGGTCGGTCGGCGCCGCGTTAACCGCACTTCAGGTAAGTGGTGATGTCTCTTCGGAGTTCCAGCTTAATATCCCGTTTGATTCGGATAAAGAAGCAAGAGCGTGGGGCTACGCTGACCTAAACGAAAACCATGTTGAGATTGAAGCGCCACCGATGGTGCTGGAGAACACCACGGGTCGTATCGAATTTGATAATGATGTAGTGACGGCAAACGGCCTTGCTGCTGATTTGCTGAAGCAAGGCATCTCGATTGATTTTAAAGGTCTGAATGATGGCCCTGGCTACGCAGTTGATATCGATGTGTTGGGCGATTGGGATGTTAAACCTCTCGAGCCTTACATTGGTGAACAATGGCTAAGTCGTCTGTCTGGTCATGCACAATGGCAGAGCCAGATCGATATCCAGCTCAATGATATCGGTTTTACATACCAACTGGATTTACAGTCTGACCTTAAGTATCTGGCAAGTGATTACCCTTATCCACTGGCGAAAAAGTCATTGGAAAGTGGATCAGCAAGGCTACAAGCGTCGGGCAACCAAGAAGCGATTACTGCGCGTCTGCAATTGCCGAACACCAAGTACCAAGCAGAAATCGATATTACAGGCGATGTACCTGAGTTAACGGCGACTAACTTAGTTCTCGGCCGTGGTGGCTATAAAATTAGCCCAGTTGTTGGCCATCATGCACTGATTCGTACTGACAAATTTAATGCGGATGATTGGTTATCGGTTGTGATGGAGCCCGTACAGCCGTCAACCGCTGTACTGAGCCAAATGAACACGCCAACCATTCCTGCACCAAGCCGTATTACCTTTGAGAGTAAAGAGCTGATCTTAGGTGGTATCTCTTGGAATGATGTTGATTTTAGCGCTCGTAAGAACAAGCAAGCGTGGCAGATGGAAGTGTCGAGCCAAGAGCTAGAAGGCGACATTAATTATCTACCTCCTTACGATTTAACGGTTTCACTGGATCGTCTGCATCTGTTTGTTCCTGAATGGAGCGACAGAGACAAGCAAGAGCAATTACTGCAACGCAAACCGCAAGAAGCACCACTGATCTCTGAACTAGATAGAAAGATCCATGATGCGATGCCAAATTTGACGCTGACTCTTAACGATTTTTGGTTGCAAGGCTACAAGGTCGGTAAAGTCGATGTTGAAATGGCTAGACAAGATAATCGCATTGATTGGAAGAAGATTCAGGTTCGAAGCGGTGGCAATAAAGCGGATGTCAGTGGCTGGTGGGAGCTGGACGGTGACAAGAGTCATTCCGCGCTATCTGTTGATGTTGAAGGTGAAAATAACAGTGAACTAATGGAACGCTTCGGTATTACTTCCGGTATTCAAAAAGCGCCATTTGCATTGGAAGGTCAACTGAATTGGGATGGCTCGCCTTGGGGCATTAAGATGGATACGCTTGATGGCAACGTGAAAACCAAGTTTGGTAAAGGCATTATCTCAGATGTGAGCGGCGCGGCTCGTCTACTTGGTTTGTTTAGCCTAGATTCGATCATCCGTAAGATGCAGCTCGATTTCTCTGATGTGTTTGACAAAGGCATGGCATTCAACAGCATTACGGGTACGGGCGAGATCCAAAACGGTATCTTCCTAACTAATGACCTGAACATGGATGCGGTGGCCGGTGAAATGAAGATCAAAGGCATCGCCAACCTAAATACGCGTCAGGTTGATGCAGAAGTGAACTTTACTCCAGATATCACTTCTGGAATTCCGGTATTAACGGCGTTTGCGGTAACCCCTCAAACGGCGCTGTACGTATTGGCGGTGACCACGGTTA from Vibrio pomeroyi encodes the following:
- a CDS encoding YhdP family protein; amino-acid sequence: MSSSVTLILRACLWLVVTLLVTLAIAVTTLRVALPNLNKYQSEIELWVNQHSGFDFSIQDVGGFWRNTHPSIALQGVKASLPNAEDVTFSVERVEVEFDLIQSVVQMRPVVADLVMNQMYLDIRTIDLFAAQNGTEKPKDSGSSKRVMQELDNLLLKTLVDVTAKDSTILYRAVSDEERQLDIETLKWQNSGKHHLAEGVVSIKDANLNSLSVSANFIDGGSLTDVTGEFYVSADSISVKPWLTRYMQAESGIETGTVSLNSWLTLRNSKPVSAYVEVLPSELTWNEDGKHDLMLESGVFKLSPIDDGWQVNGHSLNLRTDDTPWPELDVAFKWNKGPWELNVSELNIETITPLIKLLPDSEQSTKMINVLAPGGSVSDIRVSMGLDIESLRYSASFSDLAIEQWELVPGFSQVSGSVFGSASEAKASLHVIDDVFPYGDVFQAPLNIKQGQVDIVWQQDENGWKLWSDKVTAATPDLQVLGAFRLDFPKDASPFLSFYGEADAYNVGETWRYLPTLALGQDLTDYLSTAIQAGKADTVKLLWHGELAQYPYTNHDGIFQVWVGLEDAKFSFDTAWPLITDLQLDLLFENDAMHLDSRSAQLMDVTADRITGRIPYLGEGGHIEIEAKATASGNAVRDYMTSSPLVGSVGAALTALQVSGDVSSEFQLNIPFDSDKEARAWGYADLNENHVEIEAPPMVLENTTGRIEFDNDVVTANGLAADLLKQGISIDFKGLNDGPGYAVDIDVLGDWDVKPLEPYIGEQWLSRLSGHAQWQSQIDIQLNDIGFTYQLDLQSDLKYLASDYPYPLAKKSLESGSARLQASGNQEAITARLQLPNTKYQAEIDITGDVPELTATNLVLGRGGYKISPVVGHHALIRTDKFNADDWLSVVMEPVQPSTAVLSQMNTPTIPAPSRITFESKELILGGISWNDVDFSARKNKQAWQMEVSSQELEGDINYLPPYDLTVSLDRLHLFVPEWSDRDKQEQLLQRKPQEAPLISELDRKIHDAMPNLTLTLNDFWLQGYKVGKVDVEMARQDNRIDWKKIQVRSGGNKADVSGWWELDGDKSHSALSVDVEGENNSELMERFGITSGIQKAPFALEGQLNWDGSPWGIKMDTLDGNVKTKFGKGIISDVSGAARLLGLFSLDSIIRKMQLDFSDVFDKGMAFNSITGTGEIQNGIFLTNDLNMDAVAGEMKIKGIANLNTRQVDAEVNFTPDITSGIPVLTAFAVTPQTALYVLAVTTVISPVVEVFTQVNYSVKGPLDSPTVSELSRSSGEFQLPEKLRKLAE